One genomic region from Terriglobus aquaticus encodes:
- a CDS encoding LysR family transcriptional regulator, with protein sequence MELRHLRYFVAVAETGGFSAASRALHVSQSAISEQIADLEDEVEVPLLHRKNRTTTLTAYGEVFLERSRDILRMSEQAIQLTRSAYRGETGRLTIGFFVGGVRHWFPQWIRQFRRRYPSVTVSLVEMPPTAQHAALLSGTIDVAFTRPVPAALRSDLRTEQLYSEDLVAVLPRQHSMAAMKNLKMRELEGQRFVMNERANSPAVFDKVLSLCADAGFSPQIVTQASVSSGVIALVEAGEGIGVLPRGSEQLGSHDVVFTPLADEGATVDLVMAWPARRDDAVLHQFVELVRSAVRSKAFPARTAVKRASRQDAP encoded by the coding sequence ATGGAGCTACGACATCTCAGATATTTCGTTGCGGTGGCAGAAACCGGCGGTTTCAGCGCAGCTTCTCGCGCTCTGCACGTGTCACAGTCGGCCATCAGTGAACAGATTGCGGACCTGGAGGACGAAGTCGAGGTCCCGCTGCTTCATCGGAAAAATCGAACAACCACACTGACGGCCTACGGCGAAGTCTTCCTGGAGCGGTCGCGCGACATCCTCCGCATGTCAGAGCAAGCCATTCAATTGACTCGCAGTGCGTACCGAGGCGAGACGGGTCGCCTGACCATAGGTTTTTTCGTCGGCGGTGTCCGTCACTGGTTCCCGCAGTGGATTCGCCAGTTCCGCAGGCGTTATCCATCCGTCACGGTTTCGCTCGTCGAGATGCCACCGACCGCGCAACACGCCGCTCTGCTGAGCGGAACCATCGACGTGGCGTTCACTCGACCCGTGCCCGCCGCCCTGCGATCTGACCTCCGTACCGAGCAGCTCTACAGCGAAGATCTGGTCGCCGTGCTTCCGCGACAGCACAGCATGGCCGCTATGAAGAACCTGAAAATGCGCGAACTGGAAGGGCAGCGTTTTGTCATGAACGAGCGCGCCAACTCGCCAGCCGTTTTCGACAAGGTGCTTTCGTTGTGTGCCGATGCGGGCTTTTCGCCACAGATTGTGACCCAGGCTTCGGTCTCCTCCGGAGTGATCGCCCTGGTGGAGGCGGGCGAGGGAATCGGCGTACTGCCCCGCGGCTCGGAGCAGCTTGGATCGCACGATGTCGTGTTCACGCCGCTCGCAGACGAGGGTGCCACCGTTGACCTAGTGATGGCGTGGCCGGCCAGACGCGATGATGCTGTGCTGCACCAGTTCGTCGAACTGGTGCGCAGCGCCGTACGAAGCAAGGCCTTCCCCGCCAGAACTGCAGTGAAACGAGCTTCACGACAGGACGCTCCCTAG